Proteins co-encoded in one endosymbiont 'TC1' of Trimyema compressum genomic window:
- the prmC gene encoding peptide chain release factor N(5)-glutamine methyltransferase, translating into MGYCGTEVEAILADVLNKERVYLHMHGEKNVDSLIESTFLKKIDMLEAGYPFHYVMGKKEWMGLDFLVNEATLIPREDTRILLEAILSLKDKASNPVLVEIGTGSGILPVLVKKNWEDSVIYTVEVNETTLAVAKANFKNHHVEIRALKGDFLEPLKERNITCKVLFSNPPYISKEEMEVLDASVKKEPYGAFFGGEDGLDYYRRLSNEYSLVLEKSGYLIVEIGWLQGLAVKEIFESKGLIHVATFKDDGNRDRVIMMQRKLK; encoded by the coding sequence GTGGGTTATTGTGGAACAGAAGTGGAAGCTATTTTAGCGGATGTCTTAAATAAAGAAAGAGTTTACTTACATATGCATGGCGAAAAAAATGTAGATTCATTAATTGAGAGTACTTTTTTAAAAAAGATAGATATGCTTGAAGCTGGCTATCCTTTTCACTATGTTATGGGAAAAAAAGAGTGGATGGGATTGGATTTTTTAGTCAATGAAGCTACTTTAATACCAAGAGAAGATACGCGAATTTTATTGGAAGCTATTCTATCCTTGAAAGATAAGGCGAGCAATCCTGTTTTAGTCGAAATTGGCACAGGTTCTGGTATTCTACCTGTCCTTGTCAAGAAAAATTGGGAAGATAGTGTGATTTACACAGTTGAGGTTAATGAAACAACGTTAGCTGTCGCTAAGGCAAATTTTAAAAACCATCATGTTGAGATTAGAGCTTTAAAAGGGGATTTTTTAGAACCTTTAAAAGAAAGAAACATAACTTGTAAGGTGCTTTTTTCAAATCCGCCTTACATCAGTAAGGAAGAAATGGAAGTTTTAGATGCTTCAGTAAAAAAAGAACCTTATGGGGCATTTTTTGGTGGTGAAGATGGATTGGATTATTACAGACGTCTAAGTAATGAGTATTCCTTAGTTTTAGAAAAATCAGGTTATTTGATTGTAGAAATAGGCTGGTTGCAAGGTTTAGCTGTAAAAGAGATTTTTGAAAGTAAAGGGCTCATTCATGTAGCAACTTTTAAGGATGATGGTAATCGAGATAGAGTTATTATGATGCAGAGGAAATTAAAATGA